From Penicillium psychrofluorescens genome assembly, chromosome: 1, one genomic window encodes:
- a CDS encoding uncharacterized protein (ID:PFLUO_001795-T1.cds;~source:funannotate) — protein sequence MKTAPFWASIALLVPRALAISATPTTSTTTAPSCTASLITKLCSYPEPGDDFAVASGGTADCWDYCNANPPCSFVIFNAGNPYTGTGTCWLYPGETYNAAEGSSSCGNPNLSVYGKPVCSGGSATSTSAACAATATPSAIASVCGYPPPSDCFDTCAASTGASNCLSICAKADSCSYVVFNPHNDDNSPYAPGTCWVYPNGTFNAASATTCSGDPEQFVYKNVCPKPSPSSASILSPAMDHSGGNGTAGTNSGSTTSNAKGSTTSNAKDSTTTSKNSAPTGLSLANPLAIGGAMLILQAL from the coding sequence ATGAAGACCGCTCCTTTCTGGGCCTCTATCGCCCTATTAGTTCCACGGGCTCTAGCGATATCTGCAACGCCCACTACCTCTACTACCACGGCACCAAGCTGTACAGCTTCcctcatcaccaagctcTGCAGCTACCCGGAACCTGGCGATGActtcgccgtcgccagcggcggcacGGCCGATTGCTGGGACTACTGTAACGCCAACCCTCCCTGCAGCTTTGTTATCTTCAATGCCGGCAACCCTTACACGGGCACCGGCACGTGTTGGCTGTACCCGGGTGAAACCTACAATGCGGCTGAAGGTAGTTCGTCTTGCGGCAATCCCAACCTGTCCGTCTACGGCAAGCCCGTGTGTTCTGGCGGGAGCGCAACCTCCACTTCtgccgcctgcgccgccaccGCGACTCCCTCTGCTATTGCCTCGGTCTGCGGGTACCCGCCGCCTAGTGACTGCTTTGACACTTGTGCTGCCAGCACGGGTGCATCGAACTGCTTGAGTATCTGTGCAAAGGCCGATTCCTGCAGCTATGTTGTCTTTAATCCGCACAATGACGACAACTCGCCGTATGCTCCCGGCACTTGCTGGGTCTATCCGAACGGCACATTTAACGCTGCGTCTGCGACCACTTGTAGTGGTGATCCGGAGCAGTTTGTGTATAAAAACGTGTGTCCCAAGCCATCGCCTTCATCCGCCTCCATTTTATCACCTGCTATGGACCACTCTGGTGGCAATGGAACCGCAGGCACTAATTCGGGCTCAACTACTAGCAATGCTAAGGGCTCAACTACTAGCAATGCTAAGGACTCAACTACTACCAGCAAGAATTCTGCGCCTACTGGCCTCTCGCTCGCTAATCCTTTGGCTATAGGCGGGGCTATGTTGATATTGCAGGCCCTTTAA
- a CDS encoding uncharacterized protein (ID:PFLUO_001793-T1.cds;~source:funannotate): MDKEERLKLLFQEDQELLDTVLDLKFPISEVPPEALAPARAPVDVSASYNWMSPMGVPRFFTSSDIAPLSYVRSRVTGLDQLDNQDHSGQAILPTVGQKDSTSHEPEAVEHSDHEAMDVGSSTRDLVWPSDVTLAESYCPVVALSRFPYRYLRGEMSQKVASRFFDANKFWDRHWDFYFLHVPPIIYHRPLLLVPALQAKALLTQINAFYHCQLCFEPRDQRGLLLSFPDDGTPRPIYLGKSMNRHTKEQLELSIPAQPGNWGEWMNKCDPEAAKAFEIKIEAAIEAIKQKKRAKAKKLLKQFEIEQEWRDRLQLTIAHFGLRPPIQEAGSGKQYLPPVNVYRPVPWPFEDEPIFISIDIEWNERIPEQVTEVGISTLDTLDLKGLPPGDFGTDWIKQIYSRHLRIIEFRHVVNKEYCEGCPDYFDFGKSEFIALVELPTTVDVCFVPPYSATKDRFGGVPDYKKGPRKVILVGHSPAGDLKRLRDAGCAMFTDAANNEFFDNRKVYDTAELFKSLRGETGVRSLKHILHALNILPMNLHNAGNDAHFTLEALIRMALEESGETPDAGERGN, encoded by the exons ATGGACAAAGAAGAGCGCTTGAAGCTCCTGTTTCAGGAAGACCAGGAACTCTTGGATACAGTCCTGGATTTGAAATTCCCCATCTCGGAGGTTCCTCCTGAGGCCTTGGCTCCAGCCAGGGCACCCGTCGATGTAAGTGCTTCCTATAACTGGATGTCGCCGATGGGGGTTCCTCGCTTCTTTACTTCGAGCGATATTGCTCCCCTGTCATACGTCCGCTCCCGTGTGACTGGCTTGGACCAACTTGATAACCAGGACCACTCGGGGCAGGCTATTTTACCCACTGTGGGCCAGAAGGACAGCACTTCTCACGAGCCCGAAGCGGTTGAGCATTCCGACCACGAAGCGATGGACGTCGGCTCTTCCACCCGGGACCTTGTGTGGCCTAGCGATGTCACACTTGCGGAGTCTTACTGTCCCGTGGTTGCCTTGTCTCGTTTCCCCTACCGGTACCTGCGGGGTGAGATGTCGCAGAAGGTTGCTTCGCGGTTCTTCGATGCGAATAAGTTCTGGGACCGGCACTGGGATTT CTACTTTCTGCATGTTCCCCCCATTATCTATCATCGGCCGCTGCTCCTTGTGCCGGCTCTACAGGCCAAGGCATTGTTGACGCAAATCAATGCCTTTTATCATTGCCAGTTGTGCTTCGAGCCTCGAGACCAGCGGGGCTTGCTGCTTTCATTCCCCGACGACGGAACCCCTCGCCCCATCTACCTGGGCAAAAGTATGAATCGCCACACCAAAGAGCAGTTGGAGTTGAGCATTCCAGCGCAGCCAGGCAACTGGGGTGAGTGGATGAACAAGTGTGATCCGGAAGCCGCGAAGGCTTTTgagatcaagatcgaggctgcGATCGAAGcgatcaagcagaagaaacgAGCCAAGGCTAAGAAGCTGCTAAAACAATTTGAGATTGAGCAAGAGTGGCGCGACCGCCTGCAACTGACCATCGCCCACTTCGGGTTGCGTCCCCCGATCCAGGAGGCCGGAAGTGGGAAGCAGTATCTCCCTCCTGTAAATGTCTATCGCCCTGTTCCCTGGCCGTTCGAGGACGAGCCGATCTTCATCAGCATTGACATTGAATGGAACGAGCGGATTCCCGAGCAGGTGACGGAAGTTGGCATCTCGACTTTGGACACGCTCGACCTGAAAGGCCTTCCACCCGGCGACTTTGGAACTGACTGGATCAAGCAAATCTACTCGCGCCACTTGCGGATCATTGAATTTCGCCACGTGGTCAACAAAGAGTACTGCGAGGGATGTCCGGACTACTTTGATTTTGGCAAGAGCGAGTTCATTGCACTGGTGGAGCTGCCCACGACGGTGGATGTCTGCTTCGTTCCGCCTTACTCGGCCACTAAAGACCGATTCGGTGGCGTCCCGGATTATAAAAAGGGACCGCGTAAGGTGATTTTGGTGGGCCATAGCCCTGCCGGCGATCTGAAGCGCCTTCGCGACGCAGGGTGTGCGATGTTTACCGATGCAGCAAACAACGAGTTTTTCGACAACCGCAAGGTGTACGACACCGCGGAGCTGTTCAAGAGCCTGCGAGGCGAAACTGGCGTGCGGTCGCTGAAACACATCCTGCATGCTCTAAACATCCTACCTATGAATCTCCACAATGCGGGAAATGATGCGCACTTTACGTTGGAAGCCCTGATTCggatggcgctggaggagTCGGGTGAGACTCCAGACGCGGGCGAGCGTGGAAACTGA
- a CDS encoding uncharacterized protein (ID:PFLUO_001794-T1.cds;~source:funannotate), translating into MTSNALLTTYLLSSAPHALTRATTHPFLRAAGRGKLPKATLSQWLSQDRLYAQAYIRFIGLLLSKIRIPAHNTNSATPRNATPEQHATDMLIDALVNIRTELQFFEKTAAEYGLDLTAISMESGAGLAQSGSGNITTSAMISTSGSGSCPGFTGGCEGKSTGTGEKESEVHGRCGSQAECEALQEREAQKQSQANTESHGGCDPACRSGGSVSAEPLERGGTVSFTANHTTRAYIDLFMSAGSAGVSTLEGLVVLWATEVCYLRSWKYAASFMEGKDEGGEDGEGAKRNNAAEGAADADGGALRKKFIPNWSSPEFEAFVNCIGDVVDETASQIKGAEEAEKMRGLCLDWWRQVVWLEEKFWSDVQD; encoded by the coding sequence ATGACAAGTAATGCTCTTCTAACCACCTACCTGCTCTCCAGCGCTCCCCACGCCCTCACCCGCGCCACCACACACCCGTTCCTCCGCGCTGCCGGCCGCGGCAAACTACCCAAGGCCACGCTATCGCAATGGCTCTCACAAGACCGGCTCTACGCGCAAGCTTACATCCGGTTTATTGGCCTTTTGCTGTCCAAAATTCGAATCCCCGCGCATAACACTAACAGTGCAACGCCACGCAACGCCACACCCGAGCAGCACGCAACGGACATGCTGATCGACGCGCTAGTCAACATCCGCACGGAGCTGCAATTCTTTGAGAAAACGGCCGCAGAGTACGGGCTTGATTTGACGGCCATCTCGATGGAGAGTGGTGCAGGACTCGCGCAGTCCGGATCCGGGAATATCACCACCTCGGCTATGATCTCAACATCGGGCTCGGGCAGCTGCCCTGGGTTCACGGGCGGATGCGAAGGAAAAAGTACAGGGACCGGGGAAAAAGAGTCGGAGGTCCATGGGCGATGTGGATCACAGGCTGAATGCGAAGCCCTCCAAGAGCGGGAAGCGCAGAAGCAGAGCCAGGCGAACACTGAGTCGCATGGGGGTTGTGACCCGGCTTGTCGGTCCGGTGGCAGTGTCTCTGCTGAGCCATTGGAGAGAGGGGGCACGGTCTCCTTTACTGCCAATCACACCACGCGCGCCTATATTGATCTGTTCATGTCGGCGGGCAGCGCTGGGGTATCAACGCTGGAAGGGTTAGTGGTGCTGTGGGCTACAGAGGTGTGCTACCTGCGATCATGGAAATATGCGGCATCGTTCATGGAGGGGAAGGAtgagggaggagaagatggtgaaggAGCGAAGAGGAACAATGCGGCCGAGGGTgcggcggatgcggatggGGGTGCGCTGCGCAAAAAGTTCATTCCCAATTGGTCGAGTCCAGAATTCGAGGCCTTTGTCAATTGCATTGGCGATGTAGTGGATGAGACGGCCAGCCAGATTAAGGGTGCtgaggaggcagagaagatGCGCGGACTCTGTCTAGATTGGTGGAGGCAGGTGGTTTGGTTGGAGGAGAAGTTTTGGTCAGATGTGCAGGACTGA
- a CDS encoding uncharacterized protein (ID:PFLUO_001792-T1.cds;~source:funannotate), with protein MAPPSVLMVGTGEYTTGFVGGGASGSDKKVGVVGLTLFDLRRRGKVGDLSMVGVSGKKYPGIRDHLHRNISQVYNNLDVSFASFPADDQTDPDAYKTAIDALPKGSAITIFTPDPTHFPIALYAIERGIHVMITKPATQRLADHLALVEAARKHGVFVFVEHHKRFDPAYSDARAKARTLGDFNYFYSYMSQPKSQLETFKAWAGRDSDISYYLNSHHVDICESMVPEYHPVRVTATASKGTAAALGCVPETEDTITLLVEWRRKDNPGKIATGVYTASWTAPQNAGVHSNQYFHYMAANGEVRVNQAKRGYEVTGDDQGLIWVNPFYMRYAPDEEGNFGGQTGYGYVSFEKFIDAVTAVNEGRVTLDELDKRPLPTLQNTIATTAILDAGRVSLDERRPVEIVSEGGKWELK; from the exons ATGGCTCCTCCCAGCGTTTTGATGGTCGGTACAGGCGAGTACACCACCGGTTtcgtcggcggtggtgcgTCGGGCTCCGATAAGAAAGTCGGCGTCGTGGGACTGACGCTGTTCGACCTGCGCCGCCGGGGCAAGGTGGGCGACCTGAGCATGGTGGGCGTGTCGGGCAAGAAATACCCAGGCATTC GCGACCACCTGCACCGCAACATCTCGCAAGTCTACAACAACCTCGATGTCTCATTCGCCTCATTCCCCGCCGACGACCAGACCGACCCCGATGCATACAAGACCGCCATCGACGCCCTGCCCAAGGGATCCGCCATCACGATCTTCACGCCCGACCCAACCCACTTCCCCATCGCGCTGTACGCAATCGAACGCGGCATCCATGTAATGATCACCAAGCCGGCCACGCAGCGTCTAGCAGACCACCTAGCCCTAGTCGAGGCCGCGCGCAAGCACGgcgtcttcgtcttcgtcgagCACCACAAGCGCTTCGACCCGGCGTACTCGGATGCGCGCGCCAAGGCCCGCACTCTGGGCGATTTCAACTACTTCTACAGCTACATGAGCCAGCCGAAGAGCCAGCTCGAGACCTTCAAGGCCTGGGCGGGTCGTGACTCCGACATCTCGTACTACCTCAACTCGCACCACGTCGACATCTGCGAGAGCATGGTGCCTGAGTATCACCCGGTGCGCGTCACTGCGACAGCCTCCAAGGGCACCGCGGCCGCGCTGGGATGTGTCCCCGAGACCGAGGACACCATCACCTTGCTGGTTGAGTGGCGGCGCAAGGACAACCCGGGCAAGATTGCGACGGGTGTGTATACGGCTAGCTGGACGGCGCCGCAGAATGCCGGCGTGCATTCAAATCAGTACTTCCACT ATATGgccgccaacggcgaagtCCGCGTCAACCAGGCCAAGCGTGGCTACGAAGTCACAGGCGACGACCAGGGCCTGATCTGGGTGAATCC ATTCTACATGCGCTACGCACCCGACGAAGAAGGCAATTTCGGCGGCCAGACGGGCTACGGCTACGTCAGCTTCGAGAAGTTCATCGACGCCGTCACGGCCGTCAACGAGGGCCGAGTCAcgctcgacgagctggataAGCGGCCTCTGCCTACTCTGCAAAATACGATCGCCACCACGGCGATCCTGGATGCGGGCCGGGTGTCCCTGGACGAGCGCCGGCCGGTGGAAATTGTGTCGGAGGGTGGAAAGTGGGAGCTGAAGTAA